The Immundisolibacter cernigliae genome has a window encoding:
- the guaB gene encoding IMP dehydrogenase: MRIAYEALTFDDVLLIPAYSDVLPREVDLSSRVTREISLRIPLLSAAMDTVTESGLGICLALQGGMGIIHKNMPLERQAAEVLRVKKFESGVIKNPITARPDMSIGEVMALTRAHRISGVPVVDGEDLVGIVTARDLRFETNYSAPVSSIMTPRARLQTVREGAPREDVIALLHAHRIEKVLVVDDDFHLRGLITVKDIEKQTQHPNAARDDQGHLLVGAAVGVGENGRERALALIEAGVDVLVVDTAHGHTRGVLDMVRWLKAEQPQVQVVGGNVATGEGARALVEAGADGVKVGIGPGSICTTRMVAGVGVPQISAIHNAAQGLEGTDVPLIADGGVRYSGDLAKALAAGAHTVMLGNIFAGTEEAPGEVELFQGRSYKSYRGMGSLGAMGGQYGSSDRYFQDGSEAEKLVPEGIEGRVPYKGSAVPIVHQLCGGVRASMGYTGCRTLEQFRHNTRFARITGSGVAESHVHDVTVTKEAPNYPSY; encoded by the coding sequence ATGCGCATCGCCTACGAAGCCCTGACCTTCGACGACGTCCTGCTGATCCCGGCCTACTCGGACGTACTGCCGCGCGAGGTGGACCTCAGCTCCCGCGTCACGCGGGAGATTTCCCTGCGCATCCCGCTGCTGTCGGCAGCCATGGACACCGTTACCGAGTCCGGCCTGGGCATCTGCCTGGCCCTGCAGGGCGGCATGGGCATCATCCACAAGAACATGCCCCTCGAACGCCAGGCGGCCGAGGTGCTGCGGGTCAAGAAGTTCGAAAGCGGCGTCATCAAGAACCCCATCACCGCCCGGCCGGACATGAGCATCGGCGAGGTGATGGCGCTCACCCGGGCGCACCGCATCTCCGGCGTGCCGGTGGTGGACGGCGAGGATCTGGTGGGCATCGTCACCGCCCGCGACCTGCGCTTCGAGACCAATTACAGCGCGCCGGTGTCCAGCATCATGACCCCGCGCGCGCGCCTGCAGACGGTCCGCGAGGGCGCGCCGCGCGAGGACGTGATCGCCCTGCTGCACGCCCACCGCATCGAGAAAGTGCTGGTGGTGGACGACGACTTTCACCTGCGCGGCCTCATTACGGTCAAGGACATCGAAAAACAGACCCAGCACCCCAACGCCGCCCGCGACGACCAGGGCCACCTGCTGGTCGGCGCCGCGGTCGGTGTCGGCGAGAACGGCCGCGAGCGCGCGCTGGCGCTGATCGAGGCCGGCGTCGACGTGCTGGTGGTGGACACCGCCCACGGCCACACGCGCGGCGTGCTGGACATGGTGCGCTGGCTCAAGGCAGAGCAGCCGCAGGTGCAAGTGGTGGGCGGCAACGTGGCCACCGGCGAGGGCGCCCGCGCGCTGGTCGAGGCCGGCGCCGACGGCGTCAAGGTCGGCATCGGGCCGGGCTCGATCTGCACCACGCGCATGGTGGCCGGCGTCGGCGTGCCGCAGATCAGCGCCATCCACAACGCCGCCCAGGGCCTGGAAGGCACCGACGTGCCGCTGATCGCCGATGGCGGCGTGCGCTACTCGGGCGACCTGGCCAAGGCATTGGCCGCCGGGGCGCACACGGTGATGCTGGGCAACATCTTTGCCGGCACCGAGGAAGCGCCCGGCGAGGTCGAACTGTTCCAGGGCCGCTCCTACAAGTCCTACCGCGGCATGGGCTCGCTGGGCGCCATGGGTGGTCAGTACGGGTCCAGTGACCGCTACTTTCAGGACGGCAGCGAGGCCGAAAAGCTGGTGCCCGAGGGCATCGAAGGCCGCGTGCCGTACAAGGGCTCGGCGGTGCCGATCGTGCACCAGCTGTGCGGCGGCGTGCGCGCCAGCATGGGCTACACCGGCTGCCGCACGCTCGAGCAGTTCCGGCACAACACGCGCTTCGCCCGCATCACCGGCTCGGGCGTGGCCGAAAGCCACGTGCACGACGTGACGGTGACCAAGGAAGCGCCCAACTACCCGTCGTACTGA
- the guaA gene encoding glutamine-hydrolyzing GMP synthase: MTDLHADRILILDFGSQYTQLIARRVRELGVYSEIHPWDMDAAALRAFAPKGIILSGGPESVTEAGSPRAPEVVWSLGVPVLGICYGMQTMAVQLGGAVEPGAVKEFGYAEIRAHGHSRLLDGIEDRVNAEGHGLLDVWMSHGDRVSALPEGFKRIASTADVPLAGMADEARGYYAFQFHPEVTHTTQGTRIYARFVHEICGCGNAWTPGNIIEDAIAAVRRQVGDGKVLLGLSGGVDSSVVAALLHKAIGDQLTCVFVDNGLLRHQEGDQVMQVFARNLGVKVIRVDAEARFLDALRGVADPEAKRKIIGGLFIDVFDEQAARIEGVDFLAQGTIYPDVIESAGSKTGKAHVIKSHHNVGGLPEHMKLKLVEPLRELFKDEVRAIGLELGLPAEMVQRHPFPGPGLGVRILGEVTKAAADTLRLADHIFIEELRRAGWYERTSQAFAVYLPVKSVGVTGDGRRYEPVVALRAVETVDFMTARWAHLPYELLDLCSRRIINEVPGLSRVVYDVSGKPPATIEWE, from the coding sequence ATGACCGACCTGCACGCCGACCGCATCCTGATCCTGGACTTCGGCTCCCAGTACACCCAGCTCATCGCCCGGCGCGTGCGCGAGCTTGGCGTCTACAGCGAAATCCACCCCTGGGACATGGACGCCGCCGCGCTGCGGGCGTTTGCGCCCAAGGGCATCATCCTCTCCGGCGGGCCGGAGTCGGTCACCGAGGCCGGCTCGCCGCGCGCGCCCGAGGTGGTCTGGTCGCTCGGCGTGCCGGTGCTGGGCATCTGCTACGGCATGCAGACCATGGCGGTGCAGCTCGGCGGCGCCGTTGAGCCCGGCGCGGTCAAGGAGTTCGGCTACGCCGAGATCCGCGCCCACGGGCATTCCAGGTTGCTCGACGGCATCGAGGACCGCGTCAATGCCGAGGGCCACGGCCTGCTCGACGTCTGGATGAGCCACGGCGATCGCGTGAGCGCGCTGCCGGAAGGCTTCAAGCGCATCGCCTCCACCGCCGACGTGCCGCTCGCCGGCATGGCCGACGAGGCGCGCGGCTATTACGCCTTCCAGTTCCACCCCGAGGTCACCCACACCACCCAGGGCACCCGCATCTACGCGCGCTTCGTGCACGAGATCTGCGGCTGCGGCAACGCCTGGACGCCCGGCAACATCATCGAGGACGCCATCGCCGCCGTGCGTCGGCAGGTCGGCGACGGCAAGGTACTGCTGGGCCTGTCGGGCGGGGTCGATTCGTCCGTGGTCGCCGCGCTGCTGCACAAGGCCATCGGCGACCAGCTCACCTGCGTGTTCGTCGATAACGGCCTGCTGCGCCATCAGGAGGGCGACCAGGTCATGCAGGTGTTCGCGCGCAACCTCGGCGTCAAGGTGATTCGGGTCGATGCCGAGGCGCGCTTTCTGGATGCGCTGCGTGGCGTGGCCGACCCCGAGGCCAAACGCAAGATCATCGGCGGGCTGTTCATCGACGTATTCGACGAGCAGGCCGCCCGGATCGAGGGCGTCGACTTCCTGGCCCAGGGCACCATCTACCCGGACGTGATCGAATCGGCCGGCAGCAAGACCGGCAAGGCACACGTCATCAAGAGCCACCACAACGTCGGCGGCCTGCCCGAGCACATGAAGCTGAAACTGGTCGAGCCGCTGCGCGAGCTGTTCAAGGACGAGGTGCGCGCCATCGGCCTGGAACTGGGCCTGCCGGCCGAGATGGTGCAGCGCCACCCCTTCCCCGGGCCGGGCCTTGGCGTGCGCATCCTCGGCGAAGTCACCAAGGCCGCCGCCGACACCCTGCGCCTGGCCGACCACATCTTCATCGAAGAACTGCGCCGCGCCGGCTGGTACGAGCGGACCAGCCAGGCCTTTGCCGTGTATCTGCCGGTCAAAAGCGTCGGCGTCACCGGCGACGGCCGCCGCTACGAGCCGGTGGTGGCCCTGCGCGCGGTCGAGACCGTGGACTTCATGACCGCCCGCTGGGCACACCTGCCCTACGAACTGCTGGACCTGTGCTCGCGGCGCATCATCAACGAAGTGCCGGGCCTGTCGCGCGTGGTCTACGACGTCTCCGGCAAGCCGCCGGCGACCATTGAGTGGGAGTGA
- a CDS encoding HigA family addiction module antitoxin has product MARRRSAPGRDRGLPLGEQDMAELLEEIHPGEILLEEFMKPMGVTARQLAADIDVSPSRISELVNGRRPITADTALRLGIYFGMDARFWMNLQTEYDMRVATRELKDKIAPRIRVHERGAARTFGYRG; this is encoded by the coding sequence TTGGCAAGACGACGGAGCGCACCAGGTCGAGATCGTGGACTACCACTAGGAGAGCAGGACATGGCGGAATTGCTGGAGGAAATCCACCCAGGCGAAATCCTGTTGGAAGAATTCATGAAGCCGATGGGCGTCACCGCGCGCCAACTAGCGGCCGACATCGATGTCTCCCCCAGCCGCATCAGCGAACTGGTCAACGGCCGCCGCCCGATCACCGCTGACACGGCGCTGCGCCTAGGCATCTATTTCGGCATGGACGCGCGGTTCTGGATGAACCTGCAAACGGAATACGACATGCGCGTCGCGACGCGCGAGCTGAAGGACAAGATCGCGCCGCGGATTCGGGTGCATGAGCGCGGAGCGGCGCGAACGTTCGGC
- a CDS encoding type II toxin-antitoxin system RelE/ParE family toxin — MIRAFACSDTEALFHSRSVPRFRNIERVARRKLLQLHAATELTSLRVPPGNQLEALKGDRKGQHSIRINDQWRLCFVWQDDGAHQVEIVDYH; from the coding sequence ATGATCCGCGCATTCGCCTGTTCCGACACCGAAGCGCTTTTCCATAGCCGGTCGGTGCCGCGATTCAGGAACATCGAGCGCGTAGCGCGACGCAAGCTGCTGCAACTGCACGCCGCTACCGAGCTGACCAGCCTGAGGGTTCCTCCTGGCAACCAGCTCGAAGCGCTGAAAGGCGATCGCAAGGGGCAGCACAGCATCCGGATCAACGACCAGTGGCGCCTGTGCTTCGTTTGGCAAGACGACGGAGCGCACCAGGTCGAGATCGTGGACTACCACTAG